aaaaaaagtaagagtCGCTGGATGAGAAACAGATGTGGAGGGGGGGGTAGGAATCTAATGAGAAGGAGAGTTGGAAGGCGGGATTATGAGAGAGGAGAgagtaaaagaaacaaaaaggttaaaaaagtaaaagaaaaaagatatttttgtaataaaataaaaaaagtagaaacttggggaggtggaggatgaaaaAGGAGAGGTGAAGGGAGCTACACCCTTTCGTGAACTTTGTGAAACGTTGTGCTTGTACTATAGTGGGTTCGAATTTGGGCTAAGAGAAACATTTTCGGGTTAAAGTTGGAACAACTTAGGCTACTTCATAATTCAACCCCATTTTTCTGCGTGCACCTGTCTAAACATAAATATCCCATTTTACCCTTCGGTCAATATGGTCATGCTAAaagaaataccaaaaaaaaCGTTGTTGGGCTTAAAACGAGGCCCAATGAACCAAACTAGCAAGGGAGTTATTCCCTCCACCTCCTCACTTGCTTCTGCTACCTCcccaatttttttcattttttttctaattacaaaaatatccttttcttttacttttttaccctttctacatttttatttttaacattatttaccaAACCCTAAATATTTACCCTTATTCTCTTCACAGCCCACCCCCCCTctccaaaaacattttttaatgcgCCTCTTCGTATCACTTTCGTGCTCTCTTCTTTCCATCTTCTTCATTCacagtttatttttgttctgtCTCCTTCATCCACAGTTTACCTTTGCTTCAGGTGGTGCGGTATTGTCCATTTGTTGTGTCGCTACCGTGTGCGTTTGGGAAGACGATAAGCATCTGAAACGGACGTCGTCATCCGTCGACGGATTTCCCCATCCGTTTCAGAGCCAAACGGATGTCGACGAGTGATGTTGTATTTGTTCTTCTTTTCGGTGCCACTGCCATTTTTAAGTATGAGTCATTGATTTAACAAGGTAGAAAATGTTGAAAACTGTGTTTTGTTAGTTTCCCTCTCTTGTGTTTAACGATCTAACCTCTAGACTAACCCCTTCGAAAGCCACATCACTTCCTTTTGTTCGTTTAGTCCTAAGGGTGATTAACACGATAACTCTTCACATATCACATCAAGTTGTCATCTTTTAACTGAATTTGTATGTAAGAGGGATTTCTCAGAGAGAGGGCACCCTCCTTTCTTGTCATGGAGGTGGAGAATCAGAAAGCAAGAAAGTATCATCACAGGCTCCGCAATTGGTTCAACAGTAAGCAGAAGGAAGAAGACAGGCCTTCATCATTCAGTTTGAACGAGATTCAAGATtcatatatgtgtgtgttacttatgtgtatgtatatatgctCTTCTTCTGCTTTCAAACTTCTATGCAGCCATTGGCAGGTGGGATTGTGTTGATGAACTGAGAAGCGTCATGAAGACAAAAGGGATGGTCAAGGAAGCTTGTCAGCTCTGGTGACTGACATATTCACTATCTCTCTAAGAGGAGCAAGGATCAATCACATTCTTAGCAAGTTGAGCACATATGACATATATGCTATGAAGCTGTGACACTGGCCTTTGAGCCACACACTTCCCGCTTCGAAAGTGGACATGGATTCGCAATGGAAGTGTGCACGACGCGGTTGCTGCAacataataatgtaacattattatgATCATTGTCGTCTAGCCATTTTTGTAGAGAAAAAAAGTTGACTAGATACAAAACTCGAATTCTGAAACCAAAGGAGaatatgaaagagaaaatttagAATGCAGCACAGGTGGTCAATTTTTCTATGCAAGACACAAACTGTTGAAGCTACTGCAGTTTTTCTATGCATAGGTTTTGCACTATGGTTTACATTATAGAGAGACCAGACCATTGTTTTACAATGTTTTATTAgcattaatttgttaattttatgtttgtaGTTTAATGAATCTACTGGCAGAAATTTATTCTCAAGAAGATATGTCGCTAAATATGAATGAAGTTTTGAGATTGGGAGACAAGGAAAAGGAAATGGAAAATGGAGGTGGCGTTGGTGGTGTAGGGTAAAATAGGAATAGAAAATATAGAACAAAAGGTAAAATTggaatggggaggtgtagggagcaagtGGAGAGGTGCAGGAAGCAATGCCCAACTAGCAAAAGAGGATAGTAAGACCCAACCCAATAATTTATGAAAGCGTACGACAACAGTAGACCTGTGTTGGCTGAGATTATCGTCCAGAATACCCCGAAGGAACCTGAGAAAGACACGAACACAGATCTCTGGGTGCCATAGGAGAACGCAACATCAACACCCAAAAACTGACAGAAACTTGCAAGAGAGAACCAGTGAACAATTACTCAGGTGCGTTCTGCATAAATATAGTTCATAAATTATTGGGTTGGGTCTTACTATCCTCTTTTGCTAGTTTGGTTCATTGGGCCTCGTTTTAAGCCCAACAACTGTTTTTGGTATGATTAAATATCTGagtataaaatgtaattttatgtGTTTTAGATGAAGTTAGGCGCAAAGTAACTAGTTTAATCAAACAAACACAAGTTGTGTGGTTAAACAAATGAAAGTGTCATTTGTATTATGCTTCACCAAATGCAATAGACTTCATGTGATAAACTTTTGCTCGAACAAACAATGACTATACTTTgtttaataaacttaaaacattttataacacatcaaacattaataattatttattttatgattgtaGGGTTTATATAATTCTTTGTTCTTTCAAGAACGTATTGAAATTTGCTTTGTGCAAATAACTTATCTAAAAAAGACATATTTCAGTACTGTAGAGTCAGTCAGTTCTGTTAGGTCTACTTGTGCTAAAAACATGAAGACTATTTTGACTTGTGAATTTTTGTCATGCTCCAAAGACATTGCCAAATAAGCTACACACATTCAATCCCAAGTCAATAACATTTAATACAtcttaaaactttaaaacatgttcaaatgCAAGAATAAGTAACAGAAGAAAACCCTTACATGTTTTGTTAGCcttcttaataaacatttaagaTCTGTAGATGATGAGTAGATAATTGTAAAACAAcccataaagataaaataatatcttataatatattctttattacaaaaattatttaaacttatatactaattaatgcataataaaaattcaagGTATCACAAATATCATATCTACAACTTGATTTGATTGCTCTTCGTCTTTCTTAATTTTGGTAATTTAGGTAACTTTTTAAAGCTACAAAGTTTAGTTTTGTTATTAGGCGTGGATTGACAAAATTGTAtgcatgttaaattttaattaactatgtTGATAAGCCGAAAGTTTCATCGTAAAGAttgataacattaaaaaaaaaaaaaaaaaaaaaacccaatcAATATTCATCCATTCAAAAAATACACTTTCTAATACAAAACAAACTTATATAGAGTCTATAATTGAATAAccatatacaaatattttatattaggtGGCATAATCTATTTTTCCATTGGGTTTAACTTTGTATTCAATTATATCCTTTCAATAagaaaatttgtgaaattttgcttaacaaaagaagaattacAGCAATGCTCCTTAACAATTAAAGCAtcaaattgtaaatattttattttctcactgTTATAAATCGTTTTAATTCCCCGATCACTAGCAGAAAAtgtgaatttatattttgaagcaTGACAAAGGTATTACATGCACCAACATTCAATCATGGATAGTTAATAGTTATATGTGATAAAGTTGTTGCATTTTACATAAACTatctttaaaatcatttaaaataattttcgaTTGATTATTATGTCCCCcgaaaaacaaattatacagATAAACTCAAGCACTCCATCGGGTTtctataaaatgataatattttccATTAGTAAATTAATCATTTAACCTAAACTGTTTGTACACCAGTTTTCCCTTCCCTCTTCGTATGTGTAACCAACCATTAACCAATGTTAGAATATATGCAGCAAAATGAGGGAACTGTTCACTGTCTTCTGATACATCAATAAATTGAACAACAAACCAGCGAATGCTGGATTCCCAATACTGAAATATTTCCAAATGCGATGCATTTCAGCAGTAGCCTGTGTAAGAAAGTAATCACAAAGTGGGGAAAGAAAATCATCTTCAAAAGTAAAAAGCTTTTGGTTCCCAATGAACAGAATCTTATATAGGAAAATAATGTTATTCCCTTATGATAATTTCAGTTTGTCCAAACCGCAGTAATTTCTTAGATAAGGCTAACACCATATAGACCTGTCAGAACATTcacatttcaaataaaaacaccCGGTGTTATATAACTGGCACATCCGCCTCTAATAGAAAacaccaaattttgaaattatcacAAGCCTTGGGGAGGAACTGAAGTATAATTTTACCCAAATATATCCCAcaaatttgttttcatatttgttcgtgatttatattactaaaataatatctgACTTGTCCATACATATAAAATACTATAGTCTTGATAtgcaattgaaaagaaaaaaaaaatccccaaTACCAGGAGTAAAAGAGAAACAGAGAGCAATAAGGTTATATAAACGTACCACAAGGAGCTGGTATGGTACTTNTCATTCTTTGGTATCTTCCACATTCTGAAGTTGGTGAAAAGAATATAACAATGACGATTGCATATTAGCTATTTCTACGAGTGTCTCTAGTGCTGCAAAGAAATTCAATTGACAGAATGTGATTATCTCTTGGATGACAAGTATAGCACAGACAGATGACTAAATCACATTTGCAAAGATAGTGGAATTAAGATCTTTAGTCCTGTTATTCACCTTTCTCAAATGATAGCTGGGAGGCTCGAAGCTTTGACGATATTAAAACTCCAAAAACTGATAAGGACTTGGATCTCTCCTTTTCAATCTATAAAAAACACTAACAAGATTTGTACAGTAGCTCAATTGACAGTTCAGGACCTATTGCTatgaaaattctaaaatttattcaCCATATTTCATGATAGCAACAACATTAGAGATCAAATTCAATTCTACTTGTAATGCTTAATATATGTTAATGAGAGGATGTTTAACGTTTTTAGAATACTTACGTCAGCATTATCTGCTGCAAGTCCTGACAAATTCTTAGTCATGATCACCTCAGCAGTTCGTACAccaaacatataacaaaatGAGAAACGCTAACAGCTACTAAAGCATTAAGTAAAAGAATCAAATAACAGATTAAATAAAACAACCATTATTTGATGCATTGGGAGAGGGAAAACATACCGGAAGATTTCACACTACTACTATCTTGTGGCTGGACATTCTCGTCTTCTAACTCGTTAGTACTCTCTTCTTCGGAGGATACCCATTTACGTAACATGAAGCATGGTTGTGTACCTGTTGAGACATGCGTGttcttatattaaaacaaaGGTTCCATCTAAATTGATAAGAAACATGTTACAGAAAGGcttcataaaaatgaaaatgaaagcaCGATAGAATCAAGCAGTCGCAACTAGCAACCATTTCCTTTAGCATAAAATTTTTACCATCATGGTTGGTTATCTTCAATGTTGTGGCAGCTGAATGGAATTTCAGGTCCAATAAAGAACTATTAATACGAGCAGCACCCATGGAATGTCGAGCACTTGCCAAGTCAAACCATCCCTgctaatatattaaaaatggttACCAGGTTCAACTATAGTTACTAGCTGAATCAAAACTTCACAAACTCTCCAATTTGATCACAAAATAGTTAAACTAAGTAATCCAACCAGTATTATACTTGACCTTCTATTAgtaacattttctctatcagaATGATAGGTcagaaaattaaattcaaagcTATCGGTAAACCAGAAATTTATACATATCCAAAGATGCTATACATTTCTTGTATTGAATACGTTTCACTTTTACCTGTCGAAGTGTGGAGGACACTGTATCAAAGAGAGATAAGTAGTTATGCACTGAATCCATAAATTGTAATACTAGTTTCTCTTCAGCTCCAGGTATTTGGTACCCATGCTGCAACTGTTGATCTTCTTCATCCGGTTTCTGGGTCTGTAGTTCTTCACTACTTTCAGAATATTGATGCTCTTCTTCCATGGAACTTAATCAGGATTATGAATTAGGTGATTTGGCTATCTACTTCCCAACAAAATTCTTCTGCTAAACCTTTACAAATATTCCTTCCGATCCAATGAATTTGCAATTTTATGTTCTTCTATTATTTGTCCTGTAGAGTTTCTTTTAATCCTTTTTCTGCATCAGCAAACTACAGAGGATTTAATCTGATCTGCTAAATTTGTAAGAACTATTCTAAAACAATGATTTTACAACAAGTAGTCTTGAATGTACTACCAAGGACATACAAAAGATCACCACTAAATGCATGTTACTTGTGGATGAGATTAATGAATAATTGTATATGAGGAGATATTAGAGTGACACTAGATATGCATGTTACTTGTGGATGAGATTAATGAATAATTGTATATGAGGAGATATTAGAGTGACACTAGATGGGAAAAAGATGGTAAAAAGTTAGTTAAGGTGATCTAGACTTTGAGCAAAAAAGACCATTGTAAACACCTGATGAGGTCGACTCTGAGGCAGATCGGCGACGAGCTGAAGAAACTGGCTCGGATCGACCGACAAATCGGACAATAGACACAACGGAAGACTGGAATCGAAGAGAACCTAGGTTTTAGGGTGGTTGGTGaggttttaatcggtgaaatggaaggattcaccgattgaatcggtgAAATGGAAGGATTGAATGTTTAATCGGTGAAAAAAAACTCGAATAGGCTTTCAATCGGTGAGATTGAAGGGAAAAGCCAAAAACGTTCGGTTAAAAGGAAGGCAATGGTGATGAGAAGGTGGATCtgagaaagaaaataggttTACCAGTGGAAATGGAGGAGATATGGCCGGTCCGAGATGAGGAAGATGAGCTCAAGAGGAACCCTAGCAGAGGATGAAACGCGCTCTGGTATGTGGAAATGAAATGTGTTTCTGAAATGTGAGAGAATGGCTGAGTGGTGCGAATGTGATGATCTAATGTCGCTGACGCATGCATGAGGAGGTGTCAGCTAAGGAGTGGTTGAAAAAAATCAACGTCGTGGAGGTGAGAGAAGCACTTGGAATAATTGGAACAATTAAAtaatgaagtgtgctttggaaggaggctagaggtctttgaCTCTCTAGCCGATGATTTTCAagggagaattattttctgatttagaaaaccaaattctcattaatttcaaaagtaagtacaagaaGTGTAGGCATGGCTAGGGCTGGACAAAGTGTACTAAATTGAagtaaactataaataattatagttaactataaaacaattcaaataaactgaactgaactaaaaaatagttaataaaacttaactgaactattttttagttcagttaaACTGCAATAGTTCAGTTAACTATTTTTAGAAGCATTTACAAAACTGCAATAATTCAGTTACACTGCAATACATCCATTTACAACTGAAATATCCATTTAAAATAGTTCCAGTATAGTCAAATCAACAAGAAGACAGTTGAGATGAGAGCATTTATCAGCgagataattataattaaaagatctGGAAATTGCAGATATAtgataatttgtaaataaagcTTCTACAGTTCCATAACAACATTGATAAGAGAAATCTAGGCTAAGCTAAACTAAAAGGCAAGAAACTAGACTAATCTATAAAACAATGACTTTCTCTCCAATTCTGTTGCAGCAGCAACATCTCGTCTAGTAAAGGTTTCTGAATGAGTCGAATGAAAGGTGTATGAATATCAACATCAACAATTGCAAAATCAGCACTTGAAAAATCAACAATAACAGCTGCCACATTATTGAGTTCAGAATGAACATTAAGAATCAGAACCAGAAGCATTAAAATCATAATCAGCAGTGGCACTAATAAAATCAACAACatcaaaatctgaaacagaatcaTGAAATTCATCAGCTACTGCAACGTTGTTATCAACATTTGAATCAAAAAACAGCAGAAGGTATATCAGTATGATCAATATGAACATCAACAACTATAAAATCAGTGATTATCAACCACAGGTTCAACCATACTTTTAGAACAATAAGAagtattattatgaaaatcaacggctataaaattaatgtaaaaagcAGGTACATCATACTTAAGATAGCATTTCTCTAGTAGTATATTAACAatgaaaaatagtattattcaaataattgacCTTACTACAcgcattcataaaaaaattaaaaacaattcaaattcaccgttatattcatatttgtctacatatttcaaatatacTCCACAATCTATCTTGAGATTTAATGTTTTTACTTTATTGGATAACAGAACTGAAGAGATACATGACAAAAATAGATGGCTGTCAAAGACATGGTATGAAAAAGgctgaaaaaaaattgtatgaaacATACCCAGGGATTATAGTCCTGTCTCTAAACAAACCCATCTTACAAGAGATGGCACATTGAAGTTTAACATCTCTTAACAAacgtataaaattaaaagattacgtgaaatataaaaacaataaacactAGGTTGTTATTAAAGGGaccaataaatatattgaatatgtCAATGTTGGCCATAACCATTAATGGTGATGAAAGGTTAAGATAATTTACAGGCAAAAGGCAATGAAAATGCATGTTTATATGCTGAGGACCAAACACAATAGACTTCCACTATGTAATGAAGATTCACAAAAAGCACAGTTTTCAATATTCAAATCCATGCTTTCATCAAGAAACATTGATCAACTAGGTTTCCTTGCTCTTTTGTACTCACAGCACCAATGTAACACTCATCTAACAAAATGCTATGCTAGTACTTTAAAACACACTATCATTAGGTTCACCATATGATAGACATGATTTGTCATGTTCTGATAAAATAAATGTCCATCAATGTTACAATAAATATCCATTTATGACAAAATTTGCTCACAGGAACTCACCTGGCAAATCCATAGCTGCATAGAGTGTTCCTCCGGTTGCAATCAAATCATCAACCACTAAAGCACGTTCACCAGATTCAACAGCTCTAACATGCATCTTAATACAGCCCCTAATATATTCTTGAGAAATAACTTTTCCTTGCATTGAGGTAAGCTTTTGTTAGAATACAActagaaaataaacaatttataataacaatcTCAGGGAAACCTTGACAAAGCTCATTTTAGATGACCTGGAAGGCAGATTATAAGAGCCTTAAGGGCTATATAAAACGAAAAAAGACACAGAACAAAAGAAGGTGAGGGTGATTAACTGCTCTAAACCAGAAAGGATTTCTCAGCTGAAAACCTTGTAATCTTGCATAAACTCATAATGTAGAACTGTTTCTGGTGATTCACTGGCAGCTTTTAGAAACTTCTCCAGCCCTTCCCTAGTACCGTTGTCCACTGCAGAAAGAGAATTTTTGCaagtccatttttttttcaagcaagaatttacaaaattaaacagATCCATTAAGAAAATACtggtatttatgattttataaatattaaacaaatgaTTCAAGGGGTTATATAGCAAAACACTAGACCTTTTCCATACCGCAATTTGTGCCTAAAACATAGAGCTTATCCAAATTTAAGTGATGCTCCACAGATCTTAATGCTGCAATCGAAGAAATTATTCTGCATTACAACATTACAAGTCACGATggagaaaatgatgaaaaactgCAAAAAGTAAATCTTTATAGTAGTGATATCTTGCACTTGGCAACCTATCCATAATGATGATTCTGAAAGATAAGTATGAATATAAAAGGTATCCTCAGAAGAATACAACCAATAAATTTTATGACAGCTGAAATTTTATGATAAGCTATATGCAAAAAATATTATGGGCAGTTCACAGGTTTGCTTTTATTTGTATCATGACATTTCATTCAACTTTCTCCAAGTTAAAATTTCCTTTTATACATCTATGACATTCTTGAATAAACAACTAGTTTACAGATCTCTCGCTTATACAAGAGGCAGAAATATAAGTCACCACCCAGCTCAAAGCAAAGAATAAATTTTGGAAGAACCAGATCTCATGGGTAGTATGCCAAATGAACAAACTTTGTGAGAGTGGacgaagaaaagaagaaggcaAGCAACACAGCCCCAAACCTTGACCACCCAGAAACCAGAAAACacaaagattattttttttggagCACCCCATAACAAAAAAGAGGAGAAGGGTGAAGAAAAATATCTTGTATCCGattaaaaagaaacacttatgcaggaagaaaaaaacctTACATAAATCTGAAAAtgcatttaaaaaatgtttgaacaACACAGGAAAACATTAGTACCTTAGGGTTCCATATTTGCTTCTCTTTTCCAGCTAAAAAGAGAAGTGTTCTTAGAATCTTCAACAATGGTGGTAGAACCTTCAACAGTTCGGCAGTAGAGTACGACAAAGCCTTCGATAGTTCCGCGATGAGTACGACAAAGCCTTCAACAGCAGCGAGCCCTCGACGGCGGTGAACCTTGGCGGTGAGCCTTCGACGGCGGTGAGCCTTCGACGGCGGTGAGCCTACGACGGCGAGAGCCTCCCACGGCAAAAGGCCGCCTATCTTCAAAAGTAATGAGGCTTTGACACAGAAAAGAATGTAACTAGCGGGAAGAAGAAACCTAAATCTAAACCACAGCTAACCAGTTAATCGTAGTACAAATTAAATAAGTTCGGTTTAAATAAACTGAACTGTTAGATCTGTATAAATAGGTTTAGTAAATAtggtttaagtttttttaagtataaaagaGTATAAATATACTATAGTTTAAAGTTTTTAACTAAACTATGGCCAGTCGTAGGTATGACTATATATAGGACTAGAAGTCTAACATACCTAACACATTTACACATGTAAAAAACAGAATAGTGTTTCATCTTTCACCTCTCAAGCTTCATCTTACGTctctaactttttcaaaaatttatttttaactttagtaaatatcttttttatttttcattttctatttaaaataagGGTATTTGATCTTACACCTCCAACACTTTGTTTGCATCTCcaacttttttaaaactttaatttttaattttagtaaatatattttttactttttcattttatatttaaagtaatcctatatttttttaattctacacccttttaaatttttttagaaaactttgtcttttatttatattttaataactctttaatttaatttaagaatctaatattatttaatattttttcatattttaataattattaaaatataatttatcttattataataatcatattactaaaattaaaataattaaaataaaataattatataaaacctgatttaatatacataaatatatttaatatacataaatatattaaattatattacatcaataaatagaatttcaaaatttttaaatttcttaattattattacttttattttaattttttaatattagtactataataatataaattatattttaatagttatttaaatataaaatatattaaataatattaaatttttaaattaaattaaataataaataaaatataaataaaaaacaaatatttaaaaacattcttATCGGAATTGGAAATCCTATAACTATGTTATCGGATACCAATATCcgataacttatttttaaaattttattttttatttgaaatttaataataatttaattttttatataatacttgtattataaaaattaaaattaaaataaaagtaataaaataaaaataatcatataaaaactgatataatatataattatactaaattatattaaaatattaacttaatgaaataggatttcaaaatttttaattctttaattacttttatttttattttaatttattaatattagtactataacaatataaattatattttaatagttatttataaaatatattaaataatattaaatttttaaattaaattaaataattaataaaatataaataaaaaaacaaatttttgtaAACATTCTTATCGGAATTGGAAATCCGATAACTATGTTATCGGATACCAATATccgattattttttttttaattttattttttattaaaaagttaaaattaaaataacaaaataaaagtaataaaaataaaaataattatatacaaattgatttaatatatataaatatactaaattatattaaaatattaaattaataaaataagatttcaaaatttttacattcttaattattattattatttttgttttaatatttttaatattaccactataataataaaaattatattttaattgttatttaaatataaaatatattaaataatattaaatttttaaattaaattaaataactaataaattataaataaaaacaaattattaaaaacttttgtGTCGGAATTGGAAATCTAATAACATAGTCATCGGATACCAATATCCgatgatttttttcttaaattttattttctatttaaaatttaataataatttaatttaaatgaaaaaaaatgtattttaataattattaaaatatgaaaaaacattaaataatattaagattttaaattaaattaaatagttgtgaaattatatataaaagataaagttttaaaaattttgttaaaagggtgcagaattaaaaatgtataagattactttaaatagaaagtgaaaagtaaaaaaagatagTTACTgaagttaaaaacaaatttttgaaaaaattggaGATGCAAGATAAAACActcataaaagaaatacaaaataaagagattgggcttgggcctagtGCGTGAAGACCAAGCTAATAAGGTCAGAAACTAGAatgggggttactccctgtacctccccaatttcatccccaccccccattccatttttaccctttgctctattttttctattccaattttatcctttagcaaaaatttatatttagaaataaaattttatgattttattctctcactcccacataacctatttattctttttttttttatcttcatgctttcatcttttCGCTTTCTTCTCAggaattctttgttctatttttttagaaattctttctcccatttttcttgtatttcaagt
This genomic interval from Vigna radiata var. radiata cultivar VC1973A chromosome 8, Vradiata_ver6, whole genome shotgun sequence contains the following:
- the LOC106772305 gene encoding coiled-coil domain-containing protein 115 isoform X5; this translates as MEEEHQYSESSEELQTQKPDEEDQQLQHGYQIPGAEEKLVLQFMDSVHNYLSLFDTVSSTLRQGWFDLASARHSMGAARINSSLLDLKFHSAATTLKITNHDGTQPCFMLRKWVSSEEESTNELEDENVQPQDSSSVKSSDNADIEKERSKSLSVFGVLISSKLRASQLSFEKALETLVEIANMQSSLLYSFHQLQNVEDTKE
- the LOC106772305 gene encoding coiled-coil domain-containing protein 115 isoform X2, which encodes MEEEHQYSESSEELQTQKPDEEDQQLQHGYQIPGAEEKLVLQFMDSVHNYLSLFDTVSSTLRQGWFDLASARHSMGAARINSSLLDLKFHSAATTLKITNHDGTQPCFMLRKWVSSEEESTNELEDENVQPQDSSSVKSSEVIMTKNLSGLAADNADIEKERSKSLSVFGVLISSKLRASQLSFEKALETLVEIANMQSSLLYSFHQLQNVEDTKE
- the LOC106772305 gene encoding coiled-coil domain-containing protein 115 isoform X4, whose translation is MEEEHQYSESSEELQTQKPDEEDQQLQHGYQIPGAEEKLVLQFMDSVHNYLSLFDTVSSTLRQGWFDLASARHSMGAARINSSLLDLKFHSAATTLKITNHDGTQPCFMLRKWVSSEEESTNELEDENVQPQDSSSVKSSADNADIEKERSKSLSVFGVLISSKLRASQLSFEKALETLVEIANMQSSLLYSFHQLQNVEDTKE
- the LOC106772305 gene encoding coiled-coil domain-containing protein 115 isoform X1, producing MEEEHQYSESSEELQTQKPDEEDQQLQHGYQIPGAEEKLVLQFMDSVHNYLSLFDTVSSTLRQGWFDLASARHSMGAARINSSLLDLKFHSAATTLKITNHDGTQPCFMLRKWVSSEEESTNELEDENVQPQDSSSVKSSAEVIMTKNLSGLAADNADIEKERSKSLSVFGVLISSKLRASQLSFEKALETLVEIANMQSSLLYSFHQLQNVEDTKE
- the LOC106772305 gene encoding coiled-coil domain-containing protein 115 isoform X3, encoding MEEEHQYSESSEELQTQKPDEEDQQLQHGYQIPGAEEKLVLQFMDSVHNYLSLFDTVSSTLRQGWFDLASARHSMGAARINSSLLDLKFHSAATTLKITNHDGTQPCFMLRKWVSSEEESTNELEDENVQPQDSSSVKSSGLAADNADIEKERSKSLSVFGVLISSKLRASQLSFEKALETLVEIANMQSSLLYSFHQLQNVEDTKE